From Vicinamibacterales bacterium:
CGCTGGGTCGACCATGTGACTGACCCCAGTCACGTGAACATAGACAGTAATTTCTGGATTCTCGTTCACGATCGCTCCAGTGGCCCCAGCGTGATCGAAATGGATGTGAGTCAGAAGGATCGCCCGAATGTCGGAGACAGCAATGCCATGCCGCCTCAGCTCGGACCCAAGCGTTTCCAAGGTCGCAGCTGGTCCTGGATCAACTATAGCGGCGCCGAAACTGCCGTGCAGCACGCCTGCCGCGATCACTTCCGATTGACCTTGGAAGTGCAAGTCGATGTAACTAATATCACGCGTCAGTCGATTCATGATTCGTGGGCGTATAAAGCCGAGCCTGACGATGCTATCTTACTACGCCGATCTGTGTATCGTGGTTTAACGGACAACTGCTTGACGTCATTAGATCGCTCCCATAGGCTGGTCGAAGAAACTCTACAAAACCGACGATGCCATACAATGAAGAACCCAGCGGTCAAACGCGGGAGCGAGTCCGGTCGGTCTCAAAAGAACCACCTCGGTATCGTGTGCTGCTTCACAACGATGACTACACCACTATGGAGTTCGTTGTGAAAGTGTTGGAGTCGGTGTTCCATAGGTCCCCCGCCGAGGCCTACCGAATCATGATGCAAGTGCATAGCCAGGGCCAAGGGCTCTGCGGCATCTATCCCTACGACGTCGCCGAGACCAGGGCCCTTACGGCACAGGACCTCGCCCGTCACGAGGGCTTTCCGCTACAAACCTCCATCGAGAAAGAATGAGGAATCTCTCACTATGTTCAGTGCATCGCTCGAGTTAATTCTCAGCATTGCGTATCGAGAGGCCGAATCAAGGCGCCACGCGGACCTCACGCTGGAACATCTCCTGTATGCACTTGCACACGACGTCGAGGCTGAAAAAATCATGCAAGCCTGTGGCGCTGATTTACCAGCACTTCGCCACGATCTTGATAACTATTTACAGCGTGAGACTGAGCGGTTTCCAAGACACAGTCCTGGGGAACCGGTTCAGACGCTGGCCTTTCGCCGGGTCTTACAAACAGCAGTGCTGCATGTACAGAGTGCTGGTAAAGATGAAGTTCACTCGGGCGATGTGCTCGCTGCAATCCTTCAACAAACCAATTGCTTCGCAGCGGAGCAGTTACTTGCGCAGGGCGTCACCAGGCTCGATGTGCTGAACTACATCTCTCACGGTATTGCTAAGGTTCCACCAGCGCCAAGCCGTGACGGCGTCACGCCGGACCAGACCGTCCACGCCGGTGCGGAAGATGATGCGCCGACCGTACAGCGGGATCCCCTAGCAGCTTTCACTGTGAATCTTTCCGAGCGTGCAGCTGCCGGCCAAGTCGATCCCCTTATCGGACGCTCCGTTGAGTTACAACGGACAATGGAGGTTCTCTGTCGGCGCCGAAAGAATAATCCGGTTTTTATCGGTGACGCTGGGGTAGGTAAAACAGCCCTAGCCGAGGGACTCGCCGCTCGATTGCTTGACACGACCGTCCCAGCACCACTCCAGGGAGCCGAGGTCTTTTCACTCGATACGACGGCGCTCCTTGCTGGAACTCGTTTCCGGGGCGATTTTGAAGAGCGCTTCAAAGCGGTACTGGCTTCGCTGCGTCAGCACGCGAAACCTATCCTTTTCATCGATGAGGTGCACGCCACGGTTGGCGCGGGCGCAACGACCGGTGGCACTTTGGACCTCGCAACTCTTATCAAGCCCGTGCTCAGCGCCGGTGAAGTTCGAGTGATCGGATCGACCACGATTGAAGATTTTAAGCATATCGAGAAGGACCGTGCGTTGGCTCGCCGGTTGCAGAAAATCACAGTCGACGAACCCAGTCCCGAAGAAGCTATAAAGATTCTAAAGGGCCTGCATGCACGCTATGCCGAACATCACGGCATCGAATACACAGACGCCGCACTCACGACAGCAGTAAAGCTTGCCGGAC
This genomic window contains:
- a CDS encoding ATP-dependent Clp protease adaptor ClpS, whose protein sequence is MPYNEEPSGQTRERVRSVSKEPPRYRVLLHNDDYTTMEFVVKVLESVFHRSPAEAYRIMMQVHSQGQGLCGIYPYDVAETRALTAQDLARHEGFPLQTSIEKE